One window of Pseudomonas sp. FP198 genomic DNA carries:
- a CDS encoding YhfG family protein — translation MGTVSLETKKAYAARTRRSNYAASLRLEGFKVSAQDSEDKLPSREEVLKTFIKTRA, via the coding sequence ATGGGCACTGTCAGCCTGGAAACAAAAAAGGCCTACGCGGCCAGGACGCGCCGGTCCAACTACGCGGCCAGCCTGCGCCTGGAAGGGTTCAAGGTGTCTGCGCAAGACAGCGAAGACAAGCTGCCTTCCCGTGAGGAAGTCCTGAAGACTTTCATCAAGACCCGAGCCTGA
- a CDS encoding putative DNA modification/repair radical SAM protein produces the protein MQLIAKLGILADAAKYDASCASSGAPKRSSRGRDGLGATDGMGICHSYTPDGRCVSLLKVLLTNFCLYDCQYCVNRRSSNVPRARFTPEEVVRLTLDFYRRNCISGLFLSSGIIRSADYTMEQLVRVARLLREEHQFRGYIHLKTIPDADPLLIEEAGRLADRLSVNIELSSEVSLKRLAPEKQLTTIRQAMGTIHDGQQAVAGEPRAPRFAPAGQSTQVIVGADATDDHAILSNAESLYQGYGLRRVYYSAFSPIPDSPASVPLAAPPLLREHRLYQADFLMRGYGYKAGELLNTSSNLDLDIDPKLAWALANRDVFPLDLNRAEPALLARIPGIGLRSVQRLVTLRRERRIRYDDLVQLRCVLEKARPFIVTSDYRPADAQTRSGLLRARLRDPQRPVQMGLWG, from the coding sequence ATGCAGCTCATCGCCAAGCTCGGCATTCTTGCAGACGCCGCCAAATATGACGCGTCGTGTGCCAGCAGTGGGGCGCCCAAGCGCAGTTCGCGCGGTCGCGATGGGCTTGGGGCCACGGATGGCATGGGGATCTGCCACAGCTACACGCCGGATGGGCGCTGTGTGTCGCTGCTCAAGGTGCTGCTGACCAATTTCTGTCTGTACGACTGCCAGTATTGCGTCAATCGTCGTTCCAGCAACGTGCCGAGGGCGCGCTTTACGCCGGAGGAAGTGGTGCGGCTGACGCTGGATTTCTATCGTCGCAATTGTATCAGCGGGCTGTTTTTGAGTTCCGGTATCATTCGCTCGGCCGATTACACCATGGAGCAATTGGTTCGCGTGGCGCGCTTGCTGCGCGAGGAGCATCAATTCCGAGGCTACATCCACCTCAAGACCATTCCCGATGCTGATCCGCTATTGATCGAAGAGGCGGGTCGGCTAGCGGATCGCCTGAGCGTGAACATCGAATTGTCCTCCGAGGTGAGCCTCAAGCGCCTCGCGCCGGAAAAGCAATTGACCACGATCCGTCAGGCCATGGGCACCATCCATGACGGTCAGCAGGCGGTGGCCGGCGAGCCGCGGGCGCCGCGCTTTGCGCCGGCCGGGCAGAGCACCCAGGTGATCGTGGGAGCGGATGCCACCGACGACCATGCCATCCTCAGCAACGCCGAGTCGCTCTACCAGGGCTATGGTTTGCGGCGGGTCTACTATTCCGCTTTCAGTCCGATTCCCGACAGCCCCGCCAGTGTGCCGCTCGCCGCGCCGCCGTTACTGCGCGAGCATCGGCTGTATCAAGCCGACTTCCTGATGCGTGGCTACGGCTACAAGGCGGGCGAACTGTTGAACACGTCCAGCAACCTGGACCTGGACATTGACCCGAAGCTGGCCTGGGCGCTGGCCAATCGCGATGTGTTTCCACTCGACCTCAACCGTGCCGAGCCGGCCCTGCTGGCGCGCATACCCGGGATCGGCCTGCGTAGCGTGCAGCGCCTGGTGACGCTGCGCAGGGAGCGGCGGATTCGTTATGACGATCTGGTGCAGTTGCGCTGCGTGCTGGAAAAGGCCCGCCCCTTCATTGTGACCAGCGATTACCGGCCCGCTGACGCGCAAACGCGCAGCGGCTTGCTACGGGCACGTTTGCGCGATCCGCAAAGACCTGTGCAAATGGGGCTGTGGGGATGA
- a CDS encoding TIGR03915 family putative DNA repair protein produces the protein MIALDCDDDFAIWRDQARTLLGHGIDPCDVTWAQGPMADLLAMPTPLPQGPGPFRTRVPAALLSQLQQASRYHGEQRWNLLYEVLWRVAHGDRTAMLAGDRLGSELQRRIKQVSREAHHLHAFVRFIPLPPAAAEQLQLDLVAFHQPAHDILESASGHFAERLGRQRWLIATPRDGIRFDGQSLDYQRHCPEQWQQWARHAEDPGAELWRTYYRHIFNPARLNPTALRQHMPGRFWKHLPEGELIPQLVGQARQGKQRDGQALEVGEKMGKRIVVGAAVGAQG, from the coding sequence ATGATCGCGCTGGATTGCGATGACGATTTCGCCATCTGGCGCGACCAAGCCCGGACGTTGCTTGGTCATGGAATAGACCCCTGTGACGTGACCTGGGCCCAGGGCCCCATGGCCGATCTGTTGGCAATGCCGACGCCCTTGCCGCAAGGCCCGGGTCCGTTCCGCACTCGCGTCCCGGCAGCGTTGTTGAGCCAGTTGCAACAGGCCAGTCGTTATCACGGCGAACAGCGTTGGAACCTGTTGTACGAAGTGCTCTGGCGCGTAGCCCACGGCGACCGCACCGCCATGCTCGCGGGCGACCGCCTGGGCAGCGAATTGCAACGGCGCATCAAGCAGGTCAGTCGCGAGGCTCATCACTTGCACGCCTTCGTGCGCTTCATTCCCTTGCCGCCAGCCGCTGCCGAACAATTGCAGTTGGACCTGGTGGCGTTCCACCAGCCGGCACACGACATCCTTGAAAGCGCGAGTGGCCATTTTGCCGAGCGGCTTGGTCGGCAACGCTGGCTGATAGCTACGCCTCGCGACGGTATTCGTTTCGACGGCCAATCGCTGGATTACCAGCGCCACTGCCCCGAGCAATGGCAACAATGGGCCCGCCACGCCGAAGACCCCGGCGCCGAGTTGTGGCGCACCTATTACAGGCACATCTTCAACCCGGCGAGGCTCAACCCGACCGCGTTGCGCCAGCACATGCCCGGGCGGTTCTGGAAGCATTTGCCTGAAGGGGAATTGATTCCTCAACTGGTGGGGCAGGCGCGGCAGGGGAAGCAGAGGGATGGGCAGGCGTTGGAGGTGGGGGAGAAAATGGGGAAGCGGATTGTCGTAGGCGCTGCGGTAGGGGCACAGGGATAA
- a CDS encoding AraC family transcriptional regulator — MTTHGKSPQKMLADFIAPRTTESGDVETSMPGLCLFRRDAPAPPATCMIEPSIVLVAQGMKQVWIGGQAYGYDTGRFLMTSLDMPANSEVMVASPEQPCLGLVLRLDLRMVADLVAQGGLAPRLERPVGIGAGIGTSTADFLAPFVRLLALLDEPEAIPILAPLIQREIHYRLLMSDQAARLRQIASVDSQGYRIAKAIDWLKLNYAAPIRVDDLAARVKMSAPTFHHHFRQLTAMSPLQYQKWLRLNEAKRLMLNEHLDVASAAYRVGYESPSQFSREYARLFGASPKRDIAALRRPASASKGV; from the coding sequence ATGACCACCCACGGCAAATCGCCGCAAAAGATGCTCGCAGACTTCATCGCTCCCCGGACCACAGAATCGGGTGACGTCGAAACGTCGATGCCCGGCCTCTGCCTTTTCCGGCGCGACGCCCCTGCCCCGCCCGCGACCTGCATGATCGAACCGAGCATCGTCCTCGTCGCCCAGGGGATGAAGCAGGTCTGGATTGGTGGCCAGGCGTATGGGTACGACACCGGGCGATTCCTGATGACTTCACTGGATATGCCGGCAAATTCCGAAGTGATGGTCGCGAGCCCGGAACAGCCATGCCTGGGCTTGGTGCTGCGGCTGGATTTGCGCATGGTTGCCGATCTGGTCGCCCAGGGCGGGCTGGCGCCGCGTCTTGAGCGCCCAGTCGGGATTGGTGCGGGCATCGGCACCAGTACAGCGGACTTCCTGGCGCCGTTCGTACGCCTGCTGGCATTGCTGGATGAACCCGAGGCGATCCCCATCCTGGCGCCGCTGATCCAGCGCGAGATCCATTACCGATTACTGATGAGCGACCAGGCGGCGCGGCTGCGCCAGATCGCGTCCGTCGACAGCCAGGGCTACCGGATCGCCAAGGCCATCGACTGGCTGAAGTTGAACTACGCCGCGCCAATCCGCGTGGATGACCTGGCCGCGCGGGTGAAGATGAGCGCCCCGACCTTTCACCATCACTTCCGCCAACTCACGGCGATGAGCCCCCTGCAATACCAGAAGTGGCTGCGGCTGAACGAAGCAAAACGGCTGATGCTCAACGAACACCTGGACGTGGCCAGCGCCGCCTACCGAGTGGGTTACGAAAGCCCCTCGCAGTTCAGCCGCGAATACGCCCGCCTGTTTGGTGCATCGCCCAAGCGGGACATTGCGGCGTTGCGCAGGCCGGCGAGTGCGAGCAAGGGTGTTTGA
- a CDS encoding NAD(P)-dependent alcohol dehydrogenase, which yields MRVQAYGAHAGDKPLEPMQINRRAPGAHDVQIDIAFCGICHSDLHQVRAEWAGTQFPCVPGHEIVGRVSAVGAHVSAFKSGDLVGVGCIVDSCKHCEDCESGLENYCDDMIGTYNFPTPDEPGWTLGGYSQNIVVHERYVLRIRHPEEQLAAVAPLLCAGITTYSPLRHWNAGPGKKVGVVGIGGLGHMGIKLAHAMGAHVVAFTTSESKREAARQLGADEVIVSRNADEMAAHAKSFDFILNTVAAPHDLDAFLVLLKRDGAMTLVGAPATPHSSPNVFNLILKRRTIAGSMIGGIAETQEMLDFCAEHGIVADIELVRADQINASYERMLKGDVKYRFVIDNATLAG from the coding sequence ATGCGTGTACAAGCCTACGGCGCCCACGCGGGCGACAAACCCCTTGAACCGATGCAAATCAATCGCCGCGCACCCGGCGCGCACGACGTGCAAATCGACATCGCCTTTTGTGGGATCTGCCACTCGGACCTGCACCAGGTGCGCGCCGAGTGGGCAGGCACTCAGTTCCCTTGCGTCCCTGGCCACGAAATTGTCGGCCGCGTGTCGGCGGTGGGCGCCCATGTTTCCGCGTTCAAGAGCGGTGATCTGGTCGGCGTCGGCTGCATTGTCGACAGCTGCAAGCACTGCGAGGACTGCGAAAGCGGCCTGGAAAACTACTGCGACGACATGATCGGTACCTACAACTTCCCGACGCCGGATGAACCGGGCTGGACCCTGGGTGGCTACTCGCAGAACATCGTGGTGCATGAGCGTTATGTGCTGCGCATCCGTCACCCCGAAGAGCAATTGGCCGCCGTCGCGCCACTGCTTTGTGCCGGCATCACCACCTATTCGCCATTGCGTCACTGGAACGCCGGGCCGGGCAAGAAAGTCGGCGTGGTCGGTATCGGTGGCCTGGGGCACATGGGCATCAAGCTCGCTCATGCGATGGGGGCGCACGTCGTGGCGTTCACCACATCAGAATCCAAGCGCGAGGCCGCCCGGCAGTTGGGCGCCGATGAAGTCATCGTGTCGCGTAATGCTGATGAAATGGCCGCCCACGCCAAGAGCTTCGACTTCATCCTCAACACCGTGGCGGCGCCCCATGACCTCGACGCTTTCCTGGTATTGCTCAAGCGCGACGGCGCGATGACCCTGGTGGGCGCTCCAGCGACGCCTCATTCGTCGCCCAATGTCTTCAACTTGATCCTGAAGCGTCGAACCATTGCCGGCTCGATGATCGGTGGGATTGCCGAAACCCAGGAAATGCTGGATTTCTGCGCTGAGCACGGCATCGTTGCCGACATCGAGCTGGTTCGTGCCGATCAGATCAACGCGTCCTACGAGCGGATGCTCAAGGGCGACGTCAAGTATCGCTTCGTGATCGACAACGCTACGTTGGCCGGTTGA
- a CDS encoding MFS transporter, with protein MIHTLSPSPQGKPAWGAVLAMSLAAFALVASEFMPVSLLTPVAADLHVSEGQAGQGIAVSGAFALVTSLFIASIAARVDRKWLLSALTLLMIVSGTVAALAPDYVTFMVGRALIGVAIGGFWSLSAATAMRLVPEDKVPRALAIVNGGNALATVVAAPLGSFLGAIIGWRGAFFCIVPVAALALAWLLLSLPSLPSRVKQDSGNPFKLMTQAPVALGMLAVSTFFMGQFMLFTYLRPFLETVTQVSVSLLSFMLLVIGLAGLLGTFLIGSFLRNGLYRTLIVIPLLMAAIALALVAFGGSAVMTAVLLGVWGLVATAAPVGWWTWLARTLPENAEAGGGLMVAIVQLAIASGATVGGVLFDLSGYRATFETSAAVLVVAAVLTMLAARAAARKSSQVSSDATYGAVREPT; from the coding sequence ATGATCCATACTTTATCGCCCAGCCCGCAGGGTAAGCCTGCGTGGGGCGCGGTGCTGGCCATGTCGTTGGCTGCCTTCGCGCTGGTCGCCTCGGAATTCATGCCGGTCAGCCTGCTGACACCGGTAGCGGCGGACCTTCATGTCAGCGAAGGGCAGGCCGGCCAAGGCATCGCCGTCTCCGGCGCCTTCGCCCTGGTCACTAGCCTGTTCATCGCCTCGATTGCCGCCCGGGTCGACCGCAAATGGCTGCTCTCGGCGTTGACGCTGCTGATGATCGTTTCCGGCACAGTGGCTGCGCTGGCCCCCGACTACGTGACGTTCATGGTCGGCCGCGCCTTGATCGGCGTTGCGATTGGCGGCTTCTGGTCGCTGTCGGCCGCCACGGCCATGCGCCTGGTGCCGGAGGATAAGGTCCCCCGCGCATTGGCCATCGTCAACGGCGGCAATGCCTTGGCGACGGTAGTCGCTGCGCCATTGGGCAGCTTCCTGGGGGCAATCATCGGTTGGCGTGGGGCGTTCTTCTGCATCGTCCCCGTCGCCGCGCTCGCCCTGGCCTGGTTACTGTTGAGCCTGCCCTCGCTGCCCTCGCGGGTGAAGCAGGACAGCGGCAATCCTTTCAAACTGATGACCCAGGCACCGGTTGCGTTGGGCATGCTGGCCGTCAGCACCTTCTTCATGGGCCAGTTCATGTTGTTCACCTATCTGCGTCCCTTCCTCGAAACGGTGACGCAGGTGAGCGTGTCGCTGTTGTCGTTCATGTTGCTGGTGATTGGCCTGGCCGGTTTGCTCGGCACCTTCCTGATCGGTTCGTTCTTGAGGAACGGCCTGTATCGGACCCTCATCGTCATCCCGTTGTTGATGGCTGCAATCGCTCTTGCGCTGGTTGCGTTCGGCGGGTCAGCGGTAATGACCGCGGTGCTGCTGGGCGTCTGGGGGCTGGTGGCAACGGCGGCGCCGGTTGGCTGGTGGACCTGGCTGGCCAGGACGTTGCCGGAAAATGCCGAGGCCGGCGGCGGATTGATGGTGGCGATCGTCCAGCTCGCCATTGCGTCTGGTGCCACGGTGGGTGGCGTCCTGTTCGACCTGAGCGGTTATCGGGCGACGTTTGAAACCAGCGCGGCCGTGTTGGTCGTTGCGGCGGTGCTGACCATGCTGGCGGCCCGTGCCGCGGCTCGCAAGTCTTCGCAAGTGTCGAGCGACGCGACATATGGCGCTGTGCGGGAGCCAACCTGA
- a CDS encoding DNA-binding transcriptional regulator, producing MSRFFDELMESVQQMDEIVRGERQPFREFIVDALQVKEIRKATGLTQAKFAALIDVQLGTLRNWEQGRREPTGPAKALLRAIHNDPEHVINALAI from the coding sequence ATGAGCAGATTTTTCGATGAGCTGATGGAAAGCGTGCAACAGATGGATGAGATTGTCCGAGGAGAGCGCCAGCCGTTCCGGGAATTCATCGTCGATGCGCTGCAGGTGAAGGAGATACGAAAAGCCACCGGCCTGACCCAAGCCAAGTTTGCAGCATTGATCGACGTTCAGTTGGGCACGCTACGCAACTGGGAGCAAGGGCGGCGCGAGCCAACCGGTCCCGCGAAAGCTCTGTTGCGCGCTATTCATAACGACCCTGAACACGTCATCAATGCCCTCGCCATATAG
- a CDS encoding mechanosensitive ion channel family protein, giving the protein MDSSSLDIFTDTQVLGISIANWLLALSVMTVSFIIARAGVGFLLKNVRARAQKPDAYVSHIAVEVLSSTSNTLLLLASILIGVGVLDLPERWLSRVSSLWFVVAALQVGLWANRAIALALMHYFARHSHSDIHQKSALATLSLWGAKVFLWAVVLLAMLSNLGVNITAFVASLGVGGIAVALAVQNILGDLFASLSIAVDKPFEVGDFIVVGSLAGTVEHVGLKTTRIRSLGGEQIVMANAGMISTTIQNYKRLQERRIVFEFALPQECSTEQLRQVPVIVEKIIKAQEKTRFDRAHFRGFGESALEFETVYIVLDPSYNVYMDIQQAINLGMMEEFARIGVRFAMPSRAVHVASLPDAVERMASRGNERSATQSAPSFRAQH; this is encoded by the coding sequence ATGGACTCAAGCTCCCTCGATATTTTTACCGACACCCAGGTACTGGGCATCTCCATTGCCAATTGGCTGCTGGCACTGAGCGTGATGACGGTGAGTTTCATCATCGCCAGGGCTGGCGTCGGCTTCCTGTTGAAAAACGTGCGTGCCCGGGCACAAAAACCCGACGCTTATGTCAGCCACATCGCCGTCGAAGTACTGTCCAGTACCAGCAATACCTTGTTATTGCTGGCCTCGATCCTGATCGGCGTTGGCGTACTGGACTTGCCGGAACGCTGGCTGAGTCGAGTCAGCAGCCTCTGGTTCGTGGTGGCGGCCCTGCAAGTGGGATTATGGGCAAACCGAGCGATCGCCCTGGCGCTGATGCATTATTTCGCCCGCCACAGCCACTCCGACATTCATCAGAAAAGCGCCTTGGCCACCCTGAGCCTGTGGGGTGCGAAAGTATTCCTCTGGGCGGTGGTGCTCCTGGCGATGCTTTCCAACCTGGGCGTGAACATCACGGCGTTCGTTGCCAGCCTCGGCGTGGGCGGCATCGCCGTGGCGCTCGCGGTGCAGAATATCCTCGGGGACCTGTTCGCTTCGCTGTCGATTGCCGTGGACAAACCTTTCGAAGTCGGCGATTTCATCGTCGTCGGCTCCCTCGCCGGGACGGTGGAACATGTCGGCCTGAAGACCACGCGAATCCGCAGCCTGGGTGGCGAGCAGATCGTCATGGCGAACGCCGGCATGATCAGCACCACCATCCAGAACTACAAACGCCTTCAGGAGCGCCGCATCGTCTTCGAATTCGCCCTGCCCCAGGAATGCTCGACAGAACAACTGCGGCAAGTGCCGGTCATCGTCGAAAAAATCATCAAGGCCCAGGAAAAGACCCGCTTCGACCGCGCGCATTTTCGCGGTTTCGGCGAAAGCGCACTGGAGTTCGAAACGGTCTATATCGTGCTGGACCCCAGCTACAACGTCTACATGGACATCCAGCAGGCGATCAACCTGGGCATGATGGAAGAGTTCGCCAGAATCGGCGTGCGCTTCGCCATGCCGTCGCGCGCGGTGCATGTGGCTTCGTTGCCGGATGCGGTCGAGCGGATGGCCAGCAGAGGTAATGAGAGGTCCGCCACGCAAAGCGCTCCCTCGTTTCGGGCGCAACACTGA
- the chrA gene encoding chromate efflux transporter has translation MSTPNPSTVEQVQARPSTVSLREAFWFWLKLGFISFGGPAGQISIMHQELVERRRWISERRFLHALNYCMLLPGPEAQQLATYLGWLMHRTWGGVIAGALFVLPSLFILITLSWLYVAFGEVPVVAGIFYGIKPAVTAIVVHAAHRIGSRALKNNWLWAIAAASFTAIFAFNVPFPLIVLGAAVIGYFGGRWAPGKFSLGGHDARHKSFGPALIDDDTPTPEHARFSATRLARLLIVGALLWILPIGLLTGMFGWEGTLTQMAWFFTKAALLTFGGAYAVLPYVYQGAVGHFGWLTPTQMIDGLALGETTPGPLIMVVAFVGFVGGYVTQVFGPEQAFLAGAVAATLVTWFTFLPSFLFILAGGPLVESTHDELKFTAPLTAITAAVVGVILNLACFFGYHVLWPKGFYAALDWPSAILAVAAFIALFRYKRGVIQVLLACGLAGLAVHLLR, from the coding sequence ATGAGCACTCCGAACCCGAGCACTGTAGAACAGGTACAGGCCAGACCGTCGACCGTCAGCCTGCGAGAGGCCTTCTGGTTCTGGCTGAAACTGGGTTTCATCAGCTTCGGCGGACCGGCGGGCCAGATCTCGATCATGCACCAGGAATTGGTCGAGCGTCGGCGCTGGATCTCCGAGCGTCGCTTCCTCCACGCCTTGAACTACTGCATGCTGCTGCCCGGCCCCGAGGCCCAGCAACTGGCGACGTACCTCGGCTGGCTGATGCATCGAACCTGGGGCGGAGTAATCGCCGGGGCGTTGTTTGTCCTGCCCTCGCTGTTCATCCTCATCACCTTATCCTGGCTATACGTCGCCTTTGGCGAAGTGCCGGTGGTGGCCGGCATTTTTTATGGCATCAAGCCCGCCGTGACGGCGATCGTCGTGCATGCCGCGCACCGGATAGGCTCGCGCGCGCTCAAGAACAACTGGCTGTGGGCAATCGCCGCCGCGTCGTTTACGGCGATCTTCGCCTTCAACGTACCCTTCCCGCTAATCGTACTGGGGGCTGCAGTCATCGGTTACTTCGGCGGTCGCTGGGCACCGGGAAAATTCAGCCTGGGCGGCCACGATGCCAGGCACAAGTCGTTCGGCCCGGCCCTGATCGATGACGATACACCGACCCCGGAACACGCTCGTTTCAGTGCCACCCGCCTGGCCCGACTGCTGATCGTCGGGGCGCTGCTGTGGATTCTGCCGATAGGCCTGTTGACCGGGATGTTTGGTTGGGAAGGAACCTTGACGCAGATGGCCTGGTTCTTTACCAAGGCGGCACTGCTGACTTTCGGCGGCGCCTATGCGGTTCTGCCCTACGTGTATCAAGGCGCCGTCGGACATTTCGGCTGGCTGACACCGACCCAGATGATTGACGGCCTGGCCCTGGGCGAAACCACTCCGGGACCGTTGATCATGGTGGTCGCGTTCGTTGGTTTCGTCGGGGGTTACGTGACGCAGGTGTTCGGCCCCGAACAGGCGTTCCTGGCGGGCGCGGTTGCGGCCACGCTGGTGACCTGGTTCACCTTCCTGCCCTCGTTCCTGTTCATCCTGGCCGGCGGTCCGCTGGTGGAATCGACCCATGACGAATTGAAATTCACCGCGCCGCTCACAGCGATCACCGCGGCGGTGGTGGGGGTGATTCTCAACCTCGCCTGCTTCTTCGGTTACCACGTGCTCTGGCCCAAGGGCTTCTATGCAGCACTGGACTGGCCATCGGCAATTCTTGCAGTCGCGGCGTTCATTGCACTGTTCCGCTATAAACGCGGCGTCATCCAGGTGTTGCTGGCCTGCGGCCTGGCCGGGCTGGCGGTGCATCTGTTGCGCTAG
- a CDS encoding diguanylate cyclase, translating into MPIPINDPLHAPGGTLKRLPLLKAAVAFIATVCLCLCGLLYLQLEQSRRHDLESARIASANLTRAMAQQAQDTFLQADLVLGSLADWIQIDGYGPAVRTRLQQTFARRVLSLEQLHGLFLFDKSGQWIITSFEKLHRGSGIADREYFQFHQENASLVAHIGPAIRSRQNGEWIIPVSRRLNDRKGNFQGVLLAGIKMSYFDQFLKSFNLDDQGEMALALSDGTLLARRPFDEALIGASMARHHIFQHDPAVGASGDEMIRSDTDDIVRLYGHRHLQAYPLVVIAAMSESAILAGWYDRAVQSSLIVALVVLGICLFGWVFVHQVRNSERIEADLRKAQQALELIATHDSLTGLANRRLFERALGIEFGRGARQRSPLSLIMLDIDFFKRYNDTYGHVAGDHCLAEVAKVLKDCCHRKADLAVRYGGEEFAVLLPDTNLHGAMALAEQIRRRVIDKQITHSAAPSGYLTVSLGCHAFVPSSLDSTEVFIQRADAALYQAKHSGRNCVAALSREDSFDALERSDR; encoded by the coding sequence TTGCCTATCCCCATCAACGATCCGCTCCATGCGCCCGGCGGCACCCTCAAGCGCCTGCCATTGCTCAAGGCTGCGGTGGCGTTTATCGCGACGGTGTGCCTGTGCCTCTGCGGTTTGCTCTATCTGCAACTGGAGCAATCTCGTCGTCACGACCTGGAGTCGGCGCGGATTGCTTCGGCCAACCTTACCCGTGCCATGGCCCAGCAGGCCCAGGATACTTTCCTGCAGGCCGATCTCGTGCTCGGCAGCCTGGCAGACTGGATCCAGATCGATGGCTACGGCCCGGCCGTGCGCACGCGCCTGCAACAGACATTCGCCCGGCGCGTGTTATCCCTGGAGCAACTGCACGGCCTGTTTCTGTTCGACAAGAGCGGCCAGTGGATCATCACCTCGTTTGAAAAGCTGCACCGGGGATCCGGTATCGCGGATCGCGAGTATTTCCAGTTTCACCAGGAGAACGCCTCGCTCGTCGCCCATATCGGCCCGGCGATCCGCAGCCGGCAGAATGGCGAATGGATCATCCCCGTTTCCCGTCGGCTGAATGACCGCAAAGGCAATTTCCAGGGCGTGCTGCTGGCCGGGATCAAGATGTCGTATTTCGACCAGTTCCTGAAGAGTTTCAATCTCGATGACCAAGGCGAGATGGCCCTGGCGTTGTCCGATGGGACTTTGCTGGCGCGCCGGCCCTTCGACGAGGCGCTGATTGGTGCGTCCATGGCGCGGCATCATATTTTCCAGCACGATCCGGCGGTGGGGGCCTCCGGCGATGAGATGATCCGCTCCGACACCGATGATATCGTCAGGCTCTATGGCCATCGGCATCTGCAAGCCTACCCACTGGTGGTCATTGCCGCGATGTCCGAGTCGGCGATCCTGGCGGGCTGGTATGACCGGGCAGTGCAATCGAGCCTGATCGTGGCCTTGGTGGTGCTGGGTATCTGTCTGTTTGGCTGGGTATTCGTGCATCAGGTGCGTAACAGCGAGCGGATTGAAGCGGACCTGCGCAAGGCCCAGCAAGCGCTGGAGCTGATCGCCACTCATGACAGCCTGACCGGACTGGCGAACCGCCGGCTGTTCGAGCGGGCCCTGGGCATCGAGTTCGGCCGAGGCGCCCGCCAGCGCAGCCCCCTGAGCCTGATCATGCTCGACATCGATTTTTTCAAGCGCTACAACGATACCTACGGGCATGTCGCGGGTGATCATTGCCTGGCGGAGGTCGCGAAGGTGCTCAAGGACTGCTGTCATCGCAAGGCCGACCTGGCGGTGCGTTATGGTGGCGAAGAGTTTGCTGTCCTGCTGCCCGATACCAACCTGCACGGCGCCATGGCATTGGCCGAACAGATCCGCCGTCGCGTCATCGACAAGCAGATTACCCATTCGGCTGCCCCCTCCGGCTACCTGACGGTGAGCCTGGGTTGCCATGCCTTCGTGCCCAGCAGCCTGGACAGTACGGAAGTCTTCATTCAGCGAGCCGATGCGGCGCTGTATCAGGCCAAACACAGCGGTCGCAACTGTGTCGCGGCGTTGTCCAGGGAAGACTCGTTCGATGCGCTGGAGCGTTCCGATCGCTGA